AGCTTCTGCCACCGGCTGAAGTTGTCGGCGGCGGTCGGATCGGTGTCGACCGCTATCTGGACATCGGCGCGGTCGCCGGCCTGGCCGATTTGGAAGCCGATGCGGTTATCATCCGCGAAGCTGGCGATGTGCCAGAAGCTGAGAAGAAGATCACCCGACGTCGGGAAGGGCGTGAGATTGATGGGTCGAGTCACGAACGCCTCGATCTCGCGGTGCGGCGTCGTGTCGCCGGCGCGCTCCAGAACACCCGTGGCGAGCGTATGCCGCCCGAAGTGGGCCGACTTGTTGCCTTTGAACGCTTTGGGGTTCGGAGCAGCACCCGCGATCTCGAAATGCCAGTCGGTCTGGAAATCGGGGTCGATCTCACAGCCACTCGGCGGGGTGCGGCCCAGGACCTCGATGAATCCATAGCAGGCCTTGCCGACCATCGTCGTGTCGGAATCGACGGCGGCGTTGCGCTCGATGAACCCGATGCTGAGGGAAAAATCGTTGTTCTGGCTGACTCCACCCGTGCCGGTGGGCGAGGGACCCTGGGTCTCGAAGTTTTCGAACACGATTCCGGCGCGGCAGGAGCCGGCCACGGCGCTGCAATCGGCGTCGGTGGTGCAGACGTTGCCGACCTGGCTCAGCGGGACACCCGCCACTTCCCCGCTGCAGCGCGTCGGAGTGATGTAGATCGGAGCGCCTCCCGGGACATCCAGATCGAGCAGGATCGACAGGGAGACGGGCGAGGCGACGCCGCCCGCCTCGTTGGCATTCAGCGCCAGGCTGAAGCTGCCGCGCGCCGCCTGCAGCGGATTGACGGTCTGGGCGGTGGGCGCGATGACCGCCTCGAAGAACCGGCCGTCGGTGGGCTGCGCCGGGTCGTCGCCCGGAGCAAGGGTCCGGGTATCCATCGTGGCGCCGTTGGCAAGCGCCGGGATGGCGATGTTGGTGTCGAGGATGCAGGCGATGTCGGGATCGGCCGTGGTGAGCGCCAGGTTGATGCCGGTGAGGTTGAAGCCGCTGTTGTTCTGCAGGAACAGGGCGAGGCGGACTCGCTCCCCCGGGTCGCCGAAAGCGTCGCCGTCGCCGCAGGAGTTGGCCGCCGCGGCACCGCAGCTGGAGCCGGGGCAATCCGCGCCGGAGGTGCAGGCACGCCCCACGTTCACACCCCCCACGCAGGCGGCGACCGTGGGCCCGCCGGTGCAGGTCTTCAGCTCGGCCCGGTCGCGGACCAGGGTGGAGATCACCACCAGGCTTGCCAGCGGGACGTTCTTGCAGGAGGCGGCCATGGCGAAGAAAGGACCGTTCGCCACATCGTCCGGCAGGCCGTCGAGGTTCTCGTCGAAATTCCCCGCGGGATCACAGGCGTTGCCGATGCCGTTGAAGTTGTCGTCGGACTGCACCGGCGGATCCGAGCCGGGGAGACTGGTCGGATTGCTGGTGACGGGGCAGTTGTCGAGGGTGTCCTTGACACCATCGACATCGGCATCATCGTCGACGGTCGAGCAGACGCGGCCGCCGCAGGTGCCGCCCGCGCCGCATTCCGAGGTGAAGGCGCAGCGCCGGCCCGGCGTGGGTCCGCCCACACAGGCACCCTGGCAATCGCCGTCACAGGCGTCGCCCAGGGCCTGCACGAAGCCACCGGCGGGACCGTCGGTGTCGGCCTGGCCCGGGTTCGCGGTCCGGGTGCAGTTGTCGGAGACGGTCGGAATGCCGTCGAGGTCATCGGGCGGCTCGCTTCCGGTGCCGTCGCCGTCGCAATCCTCGCCGCGGGGCGGTGCGCCGTTGGAAACCTGCTGGCCGGCATTCGCCCAGTCGGGACAGTTGTCCACGCTGTTGATGATGCCGTCGCCGTCGACGTCGTCCCAGTCGCAGGCATTCCCGACGCCGTCCAGGTCGCCGTCGGCCTGGTCCGGATTGTAGGTCAGAGGGCAGTTATCGCAGCCGAAGTAGACGCCGCCGGCGGTGTCGTTGCCGCCCACCTTGTCGCCGTCCGCGTCGACCTGCAGGTTGTTGTACACCAGCGCGCAGTTGTCACCGGTATCATCGATGGCGTTCGTGCTGGGGTTGAAGCCGCACAGACCGTCGGCTCCGAACAGACCGGGGATGTCATCGTCCGTGCCGCAGATGCCGTCCCGGCCGGAGGCCGCCTGGATTCCGTCACCGT
This DNA window, taken from Candidatus Polarisedimenticolia bacterium, encodes the following:
- a CDS encoding thrombospondin type 3 repeat-containing protein — translated: NETVAVVVNDPRYAAGATCSPTGNAGAPDVIQINAWSNSEPFPGEVISLTETGNATGIFRGNVPISGIFNSAGVVFTTPGLETNLFFAYEDNLCDSNENHKAGQSDFDNLDGDGIQAASGRDGICGTDDDIPGLFGADGLCGFNPSTNAIDDTGDNCALVYNNLQVDADGDKVGGNDTAGGVYFGCDNCPLTYNPDQADGDLDGVGNACDWDDVDGDGIINSVDNCPDWANAGQQVSNGAPPRGEDCDGDGTGSEPPDDLDGIPTVSDNCTRTANPGQADTDGPAGGFVQALGDACDGDCQGACVGGPTPGRRCAFTSECGAGGTCGGRVCSTVDDDADVDGVKDTLDNCPVTSNPTSLPGSDPPVQSDDNFNGIGNACDPAGNFDENLDGLPDDVANGPFFAMAASCKNVPLASLVVISTLVRDRAELKTCTGGPTVAACVGGVNVGRACTSGADCPGSSCGAAAANSCGDGDAFGDPGERVRLALFLQNNSGFNLTGINLALTTADPDIACILDTNIAIPALANGATMDTRTLAPGDDPAQPTDGRFFEAVIAPTAQTVNPLQAARGSFSLALNANEAGGVASPVSLSILLDLDVPGGAPIYITPTRCSGEVAGVPLSQVGNVCTTDADCSAVAGSCRAGIVFENFETQGPSPTGTGGVSQNNDFSLSIGFIERNAAVDSDTTMVGKACYGFIEVLGRTPPSGCEIDPDFQTDWHFEIAGAAPNPKAFKGNKSAHFGRHTLATGVLERAGDTTPHREIEAFVTRPINLTPFPTSGDLLLSFWHIASFADDNRIGFQIGQAGDRADVQIAVDTDPTAADNFSRWQKLVPYQNVYDHTSQVFSWFGYCEFTPTDAAKPSNPNVFGETMCFPDGVWSHSGNVIGSNTQSIGQAQGPGVLGSAGDGVWVQSKFDLSTYLGQRVKIRWIANIWEFGIGWNSYMEPPAGTNPFDIGVSDDGWWVDAIHITGAITAPFSPIVDPTTIPLTTQCPATAAANCDQSLGSNGFTVSFTVDDTDQDGVISPGEQITLDASQTLNPGGCADGVPQFRFSRINGPTTVLQDWSTDPTIQLSNEVDGDNYGVEVRCSSDFSCTTALVSPPLGAAGCAPLGLRIAEPPVAPCTGNNSVAGQCLPGFTTWTFGPSCAALGAGASLICATTHNWEHHNDPDGVPAGQVCHARAPQLWGNSFISTGPLTIPPPTITWGPIAGAVCNTPIGTGFSPNSCDVSPGGPPITVPVGPVPADITCGDPAVPPPNTVTFYLAGYHTVVSGAACTAPVPAPPPSVVNIDYAGSTDCYRWDDDSAVGGNYTPVLSTGCP